Below is a genomic region from Triticum dicoccoides isolate Atlit2015 ecotype Zavitan chromosome 5A, WEW_v2.0, whole genome shotgun sequence.
AAAAAAATGAAACGGCATCTTCCAACGTCGACGTGGCTTTTGTGGGGGAAAAAATAGTTCAAGGGAGTTTTCGCAAAAAAACTGGCCACACACCCTCCTATCTGCCTTCGAGTCACTGACGGCGGGACCCATGCCATGTTGGCGCACCTAATCAGCGGCTCGGGTGTACACATCCGAGATTTGCATCGTATTTGCACGTCCGAGCCAAGTTGTTACACCGGTTCGATGTTTGTCGCAAGTTCTAGCACCAAAGTGACTGTTTGCGTCAAGTTCAAGCACTACCGCTGTAATTGACTGTGTTTTTTTGATGAATAAACTCATGTTCATCCCTAAAAAAAAACAATCCCGTTCCAAGTGAGAATCCAACAACACCCGAGCTCACCGTCacctcaaaaataaaaaataaaaatagaatcaGACGAGTTACCGGCGCGGCCGCGCGCTCGTACGCAGGCACCAGAGACAGACTCGTCGGCGGTGCTGGTGGTGGCGTGGAGACGAGACGCCGCCGTCGCGCAACCAGGGCATGGGGAGCCAGTGGACCTGATCACCGATGGCGCGCGACACTCCAGGCGGCGGAGTGGGCGAGGAGATGGTCTCGTCGACGTCCAGCCGCCGGGCGATTACGACGAGCCGGATCGGATCACTTCATCAACCTCGTCTTAAATCTAAAGGCCTCCTCCGTTCGCCGGAAGCTGGGAAGAGCGCCAGGACCCAGGCCCGCCTCCGCCCGTCCGCCAGGTGCTTGCATTTATTCCCATTCCGTCCCACTGCGGCCTGAACTCCTGATACGTACGTACCTAGCTTTAGCTGGATGAGTTAGCCAGCTAATGAGAACTGCCGGAGTGCTTCTTTCATATCACCAACACTCAACAGAGTTGTTCGAGTTGGAGATTTGGATTCTCTCACTTGTGAGTGCATACTGTAGTACGTAGGACGGGAAGAGCTAAAGGGAAGGTTTGGTTGATGAGCTGCACTGGGCGTACTTGAGTATTTAGGAGTAGCACATATATTATGCATGAATATTCACTATGGAGCTGCAATGGCGACGACCTCTACTATTATTAGTATTCATCCGAAAATTGCATATGGGTCGTACTGGCATATGGTAGCATTATCCTGGCGCTTGGTCCTCATCGAGATGCACGCTCATACAGTTATAGGCCCGTGTATTCAGTTCGCCTACACATTTTTTAAACAGTGGGCATGCGGGTTGTCTTTAGTCATTTATGAGGCCTAGGCAGCAGGGTCCAATACGGTCCTAGTTTCCTTAGTTTTTCTAGGGCCGTCATCAGCGGCACCTGGGCCATTAGCTTCATGTTCAGGGTCGGACAGCTGCTTTCCACCTACTCTTCTCTGATCAACACTCTGGAAATGGTTGTTAACTCCAACGAACAGCCCAAATGGCATGGTGTACACGTTCGTCCTATGTAAAATGGAAGCTTTTTATTCTTATCGAGCATCCAAAGACAATCTCCTGCATGGTCTTCCTTCTGTCAGGATTGAGCCTGCTTTTCCCGTATCTAATACCGAAGCCATGCTCCCATGAATATAAATTGTAAAAATCGTAAGCCTCCATCAGTGAGTCAAAAGTTGTCCCTAGCTCTGGCTTCCTGCCTGGACAGGGGGGGTCACTCGATTGGATTTGCACCCACACGTACCATGAAGGGACATAGAAAATCAACCCAGTTACAATACAATTTCCAGTTTTCTCTTCTCATTCGACAGTTCAAATTTTTGCCCACGTAAGCATCACAAGATTTTACTGACATAATCGTTTTATCCAAGTGCCATCAGCAATGCAAAGTGTTAAAGACAGTCAGAAGTACAGGCATTTTtctagcacaactctctgtaccgaaATTTTCTGTTGAAAGatttttcccctttttttcatTATGTGTCCTGGTTTGATACTAAGCAAATTTTCTTTCCCCAATTTTTTTTTCGAAGTTGAAACAATCAGCTATCGCAGTCCATGCAGAAGCACTAAAGTTGAGCGGGAGGCACAGAAGCAGAGCAAGAACTTTTTCCCAGTTGAATCATTTTTTAGATGAACCAAATTCAGATTGCCTTCCGGTCCTTTTTCTTTAGCAGTTTCTACGTTTAAGCATTGACGGTTTCTGCGGGTCGGCTACATCCATGGCATTCTCTACTACACCAATTCCACAAATTCGTTAGTCTGAAGACGTACCTCCTTATCCAGCCTGTCGACTTTGGATCAGGCACTCCGCTGGGGCGCTCTCGCCACTGCACTCGCCGGCCAGGGCTCCACAACTGTCATGGGCAGCCACAGAAGAGGCCGCCACCCACCCTCTCCCCAAGCCCGCGCCCTCGCTGATCTCATCTTAGACGGAGCACGCCGACGCCGCGCCGCCGGGAAAGATGGCAACCTTTGCCACAAATGAACACGAGAGAAACAGTCAGAACGGAATGACGAACCAGCAGCAGTGGGGATGAGGTTTGGGGGCCGGAAGGTCACTGCAAACCGGATCTACCGGGAAGACGCCGTCTTCATCCGCTGCGggcgcgcccccgccgccgcccacgGCGCCTCCATGACACGCGCCTGCCCTCCTGCGGCGACATAGGTGCGGTCGATAGCAAGGCCCCCCCCCGGATCTCTCCAGATGCGACGATGtggcatttttcttttctttttcttttttttcagcaCGCGGACGCACACACTCCCCAATTGTTTTCATTCGAACGAAAAAATCTGGACCATGGTCCAGGATAGAACCTCACACACGGGCAGCTGGCAGCCTGGCACATGTCCGTCAGCTCCTGGCAACCCAGCGTCCATTCACACCGCGTATTCCTACCGTATCGCCGCCCCACACGATGGGCCCACCTGATTTCCTCCATTTTCTGCAGGCGTCGCCAAAGTTCATTCAATGCGCCCTGGCTGCCCAATCTGCGCCAACCAACGGATGTGATAATACTACTATATAGTAGTATGAGCCATATCGCTGCTCTCGTATTCATCTACCTATATGATTCAGGGATGGCGAAAAGAAACAATGGAGTTATTATTGACTTCAGAGGAGCCGTGTTGATACTTGATAGGGATGTAAGCGGGCGTCCGCATGTCGGCAAACAGAAAAATTCAGCTAACATGATTCTTTAAAGTAACGACAATTGGTGCAATTTTTTTGCTTCTCGGACAGACACGTCCGTCTGCATCCCACGCGTTGATGAACAGTAGGAAGACGACTTCCGACGACTTGAGGTTGCTAATGGAGTAATGGTAGGGGCGTGTCTCTAATCCATCCAGACCATCCAATAGTTCTTCAAGCCATCAAGACTGTCCAATTGTCTGTGTGAATTGATTGGCAGGCAGCTGCGCATCCTTTTCCTCACCGGTCTTCACCACTACCTCTCCTCTACTTCCAATAAGATGGAGAGATGGAGCTCTCTTCAACCGATGACTGAGTGAAAGCCGGAGACAGCAGGGAAAAGCCAGAGATGGGTATCTCCGGTGCTGTGCAATGGTGGGAGGAGTGGCAGCTGCGTGTCCTCGTCCTGGGCAGCCTCTTGGTTCAGTGGCTCCTCTTCCTCTCTGCTGCCCACCGTAAGCATGCTATCCCTTCCTGGTTCAGATCCATAATATGGCTTGCGTACCTAGGCAGCGATGCTCTGGCAATATACGCCCTTGCCATCCTTTTCGGACGCCAGAGGAGGCAAGATTGTAGCTCTGGGCAGGGCAATAGTATCCTGGAGGTGGTGTGGGCGCCGGTTCTCCTGACACACCTCGGTGGACAGGACTGCATAACTGCGTACAACATTGAGGACAACGAGCTATGGACACGGCACGTCATCACGGCCGTGTCCCAGATCACGGTAGCCATCTACGTGTTCTGCAAATCATGGCCAGGCGGCGACAAGAGGTTGTTGCAGGCAGCGATCTTGTTCTTTGTCCCCGGGATCCTCAAATGCATAGAGAAGCCCTGGGCTCTCAAGAGCGCTAGCATTAACAGTCTAGTTAGCCCTGCTCCGAGGAGGACCACAAACAGAGAAAGCAGGATCAACTCGCTTGAAGACTACGTGCAAAAGGCAAGGGCTTTTGTCCAGACCAACCCTCATCGTCAAGCACAAGAAAGTGATGGAGTTTACCTTCAGACTGACACTCATGTGCCTCAAGCACAAGGAGAAGATGAAGCGGTGGACCTCGAGGCCGATCATCAAGCTGGAGCACAAGGAGAAGCTGCTGTGATGGATCTTGAGTCTGACACCCACCCTCAGACATCAAACACATGGAGAAGTGTCCTAAACCAAATAAATGTAAAACTGGGAAGCCTGGGAAACCAAGAAAGGGAACAAAGAAGCCGACTTGATGACTATAATATGGACCTTGGGGCCTATAAGCTATTTCTGGACCTTGCATCACCGTATTCTGATCGAGTTGGTATCCTGAAATCCTTCTGGGTTCTCGAGGGAAAACAAGCATATGCTTTGTTGCAAAATAAACTATTTGGAGCATTTGATGTTCTCTACACTAAAAGAAAGATGTTCATCTTATGGGATGAAAGAAGCAAGGTAAACGTAAGTATCTTGGGGCTTCTTTCTAGCTGGTTACGGGTTTCAGCTCTGTTTCTGCCATGGGCAGCCATCGGCCTCTTCCACAATAGTCACAGTGAAGCTTATAATGCTGACGATGTCAAGGTTACATATGCCTTATTCTACTGTACAGCTGTGCTGgagttttacagtatttctttgatGAGAGAAAGTATTGCAAAGGGTCAAGTGAAATTCAGTTTGGGATCTCTGGTTGCTGGCCTATATGAACAGGCAAAAACAACTGGCCTTATTGGTAGTCTACTAAGTGCCCTGAGTAATGAGGTACTGAAAACTAGCTTTGTAGGCCAATATACACTGGTAGGATTCTTTGCTCGCAACAAAAGGCACATCAAGAAGATGTGCATCATGAACTTCTTCAATTGCAAGGACTTTCTTGACCAACATTGGTCCATGAAGCCCTGCGACACATCTTTTGCCATTACAGAGTTGGTTCTTAAGTATGTGAAGAATGGGTGGGAAGATCAAATGAAGGATGTTGACAGTTATTGGAAGTTCAATGACCGCAGAGGCCTATGGACACTTCAGGCCAACAAGTGCGAGCAAGACCTCGGTTGCAGCATAAGGAGGCCATTCGACGAGAGCATCCTTCTCTGGCACATCGCCACGGATTTCTGCTTCTACTTCATGGGAGCATCAGCAGATCACCAGTGCGCCACTGCTCAATGTATTCAGGATGCATCTGGCGATGGCCATGGGTGTGCTGTTTGGTGTGAAAGATCTCCTCATCACAAAAGAGCCATCCGGTGCAGGGAAATGTCCAATTACATGATATATCTACTGTTTGTCAATCCTGAGATGTTACTGGCCGGCACCAGAAGACATCTTTTTATGACCGCTAATGCTGAAGTTGAGGAGATCCTCATGGATGAGAAGCCATCGCTCAAGAAGATTTTCAAGGCCAAAAAACCATGGCTCAAGGACATCCTGAAAGGAGAAAAGCAATGGCTTAAAGACATCCTGACGGAAGAAAAGCAACGGCCGAAGGACATCTCGAGGAGCGAAGATTCAGTTACATGGAAGGTTCTCAAGGGCGTGTCGAAGTGGATCCTCAGGAGCAAAGGCTCACTTTGTTGGAAGGTTGGCAACGGCATGTCCAAGGAGATCCTCAAGGCCGAAAGGGAATGGCTTGAGAAGATCGAAAGAGAACTTGTGCAGATAATAATCTCCAGGCTGCAGCTCACAGAATGCAGAGAAGTTGCTGAATGCACAGAATTTTCGCCGGATGCAGAGATATATCCAACTACACAATTCATCCAAGATGCATGGAAGCTCGCTAAATCGTCGTTGGATCTAGGTGATGACAACAAGATGTGGGAGGTTATTGAAGGTGTGTGGGTGGAGATGCTCTGCTTCTCTGCAAGTAGGAGCCGTGGGTATCTACAT
It encodes:
- the LOC119302807 gene encoding uncharacterized protein LOC119302807 → MGISGAVQWWEEWQLRVLVLGSLLVQWLLFLSAAHRKHAIPSWFRSIIWLAYLGSDALAIYALAILFGRQRRQDCSSGQGNSILEVVWAPVLLTHLGGQDCITAYNIEDNELWTRHVITAVSQITVAIYVFCKSWPGGDKRLLQAAILFFVPGILKCIEKPWALKSASINSLVSPAPRRTTNRESRINSLEDYVQKARAFVQTNPHRQAQESDGVYLQTDTHVPQAQGEDEAVDLEADHQAGAQGEAAVMDLESDTHPQTSNTWRSVLNQINVKLGSLGNQEREQRSRLDDYNMDLGAYKLFLDLASPYSDRVGILKSFWVLEGKQAYALLQNKLFGAFDVLYTKRKMFILWDERSKVNVSILGLLSSWLRVSALFLPWAAIGLFHNSHSEAYNADDVKVTYALFYCTAVLEFYSISLMRESIAKGQVKFSLGSLVAGLYEQAKTTGLIGSLLSALSNEVLKTSFVGQYTLVGFFARNKRHIKKMCIMNFFNCKDFLDQHWSMKPCDTSFAITELVLKYVKNGWEDQMKDVDSYWKFNDRRGLWTLQANKCEQDLGCSIRRPFDESILLWHIATDFCFYFMGASADHQCATAQCIQDASGDGHGCAVWCERSPHHKRAIRCREMSNYMIYLLFVNPEMLLAGTRRHLFMTANAEVEEILMDEKPSLKKIFKAKKPWLKDILKGEKQWLKDILTEEKQRPKDISRSEDSVTWKVLKGVSKWILRSKGSLCWKVGNGMSKEILKAEREWLEKIERELVQIIISRLQLTECREVAECTEFSPDAEIYPTTQFIQDAWKLAKSSLDLGDDNKMWEVIEGVWVEMLCFSASRSRGYLHAKSLGTGVELLTYVWLLLSCMGMETLPERLQRTELSSGEMNADATPSTSQIYGVQYPTRIRSVMTGQVYGRRRPNRQA